A genomic stretch from Bacteroidales bacterium includes:
- a CDS encoding NAD(P)H-dependent oxidoreductase subunit E, translating into MSTFSDILSSYSSNNYTQILAVFQSLQQQNGYITHADIIQVSQYFNLASEEVYSLLSFYPQFRFKPKGKYHIEVCKQSVCRMHKNDEIVFFIQNIIGIEPGEISSDALFSFDFGLCTGICKPHIRINDDIFIFQSLDELKKILEQYIKLR; encoded by the coding sequence ATGAGCACATTTTCTGATATTTTATCTTCATATTCTTCTAATAATTATACGCAAATATTGGCTGTTTTTCAGTCTTTGCAGCAACAAAATGGTTATATTACCCATGCAGATATTATTCAGGTTTCGCAATATTTTAATTTAGCCAGCGAAGAAGTTTATAGTCTTTTGTCGTTTTATCCTCAATTTCGTTTTAAACCCAAAGGTAAATATCATATTGAAGTTTGTAAGCAATCGGTATGTAGAATGCATAAAAACGATGAAATTGTTTTTTTTATTCAGAATATAATTGGTATAGAACCGGGAGAAATAAGTAGCGATGCTTTGTTTAGTTTCGATTTTGGTTTGTGTACAGGCATTTGTAAGCCACATATACGTATAAACGATGATATTTTTATTTTTCAATCGCTTGATGAATTAAAGAAAATTCTTGAACAATATATTAAACTTCGTTAA
- a CDS encoding SpoIIE family protein phosphatase has product MNRFYIDVFCRQQYKHNQRICGDVFLSQRIKEEKRAILVLSDGMGHGVKANILATLTATMAMSFTKNHRDHYKIAEILLNTLPVCSVRKMSYATFTIVDIESDGTVHIVEYDNPKTLVFRGHKVLDVGWQCMWLNNDKFKGKEILTCTFQSQKEDRIIFMSDGVVQAGMGTNEMPFGWGIDNIENYIAANIQKNPTISSEELADKIVKKAVKHDSFMPGDDTSACVVYFREPRSLLICTGPPFDKQNDKTYAQKLLNFEGKKIICGATTADIFARELKQTITDTFDMIDPDLPPVSYMPGVDLITEGILTLTKVLDLLKHFKQEYLFLKGPANLIVKMLLDSDYIHFIIGTKINEAHQDPNLPIDIEIRRTVIRQIANELEEKWLKTVTLEYI; this is encoded by the coding sequence ATGAACCGTTTTTACATAGATGTTTTTTGCAGGCAACAATATAAACATAATCAACGCATTTGTGGCGATGTTTTTCTTAGTCAACGCATAAAAGAAGAAAAGCGAGCAATTTTAGTCCTTTCGGACGGCATGGGACATGGCGTTAAAGCAAACATTTTAGCGACACTTACGGCTACTATGGCTATGAGTTTTACTAAAAATCATCGCGATCATTACAAAATAGCCGAAATTCTATTAAACACCCTTCCAGTCTGTAGCGTGCGAAAAATGAGTTATGCTACATTTACCATTGTCGATATTGAATCAGATGGAACTGTTCATATTGTGGAATATGATAACCCTAAAACCCTCGTTTTTAGAGGACATAAAGTACTCGACGTAGGTTGGCAATGCATGTGGCTAAATAACGATAAATTCAAAGGTAAAGAAATTCTTACTTGTACCTTCCAATCACAAAAAGAAGATAGAATTATTTTTATGAGCGATGGTGTTGTACAAGCAGGAATGGGAACAAACGAAATGCCTTTTGGATGGGGCATAGATAATATCGAAAATTATATTGCTGCTAATATTCAAAAAAATCCAACCATATCATCTGAAGAACTAGCTGACAAAATAGTAAAAAAAGCAGTAAAACACGACTCATTTATGCCTGGCGACGACACTTCGGCTTGTGTTGTTTATTTTAGAGAGCCTCGCTCATTGCTTATATGCACAGGTCCTCCATTCGATAAACAAAATGATAAAACATATGCACAAAAACTATTAAATTTTGAAGGCAAAAAAATAATTTGCGGAGCAACTACTGCCGATATTTTTGCACGCGAACTAAAACAAACCATTACAGACACATTCGATATGATCGATCCCGACCTCCCACCCGTTTCATATATGCCCGGAGTGGATTTAATAACTGAAGGCATTTTAACACTTACCAAAGTCTTAGACTTGCTTAAACATTTTAAACAAGAATATTTATTTTTAAAAGGACCTGCTAATTTAATTGTTAAAATGTTGCTCGATAGCGATTATATTCATTTTATTATTGGAACTAAAATTAACGAAGCACACCAAGATCCTAATTTGCCAATAGATATTGAAATACGACGTACCGTCATACGTCAAATTGCCAATGAATTAGAAGAAAAATGGTTAAAAACAGTAACTTTAGAATATATATAG
- the cysQ gene encoding 3'(2'),5'-bisphosphate nucleotidase CysQ, which translates to MNYNDNLMLAIKAAIKAGKTILLYYQNPYDITIKSDSSPVTIADQQSQATIIQILKESNLPIISEELENKDYNARKNWNFCWIVDPLDGTKEFINKNGEFTVNIALIENQEPIIGVIYSPVSGDLYFATKELGSYKAKVHNHQIDETSIVSLPTSTTKNPLKIAISRSHANEQTQAFIEALKTEHPKMETIVAGSSIKMCKVAEGLAHLYPRFGRTMEWDTAAGHAILKYAKANIYDIETLQEIKYNKENLENPNFIAIQNHIKL; encoded by the coding sequence ATGAACTATAACGACAACCTGATGCTTGCTATTAAAGCAGCGATCAAAGCAGGAAAAACAATTTTATTGTATTATCAAAATCCTTATGATATAACTATAAAATCCGACTCTTCACCTGTAACCATAGCCGATCAACAATCGCAAGCAACCATTATTCAAATATTAAAAGAATCTAACTTACCTATTATTAGCGAAGAGCTTGAAAACAAAGATTACAATGCTCGTAAAAATTGGAATTTCTGTTGGATTGTCGATCCACTCGATGGGACAAAAGAATTTATCAATAAAAATGGAGAATTTACTGTTAATATAGCACTAATCGAAAATCAAGAGCCTATAATAGGAGTTATATATAGCCCTGTTAGCGGCGATCTATATTTTGCGACAAAAGAACTTGGTTCGTATAAAGCAAAAGTTCACAATCATCAAATAGACGAAACGTCGATTGTATCATTACCAACTTCAACAACTAAAAACCCTCTAAAAATAGCTATTAGTCGAAGCCATGCAAACGAACAAACTCAAGCCTTTATTGAGGCCTTAAAAACTGAACATCCTAAAATGGAAACAATTGTAGCCGGAAGCTCAATCAAGATGTGTAAAGTTGCCGAAGGTCTCGCACACCTTTATCCTCGATTTGGACGGACTATGGAATGGGACACTGCTGCTGGTCATGCCATTTTAAAATATGCTAAAGCCAATATATACGATATAGAAACTTTACAAGAAATTAAATATAATAAAGAAAATTTAGAAAATCCTAATTTTATTGCCATACAAAACCATATAAAACTTTAA
- a CDS encoding T9SS type A sorting domain-containing protein: MKNRWLTFSAWILMVFILNTSIDAQRSLSNNAIFTKSDKTNMEWIEMGPSNQGGRTRAMLIDKDNPNLLYAGAIAGGLWKSTLGGSSWTKVANTDNLDNIAISCLYQSPNGDLYFGTGEYFGLPNNLGLQGKGIWKSTDNGSTWNYLNSTNDEAFKYVTKITGTANKLYVATYKGLRISTDGGQTWSNPIPNTDSNFDQPATDVEVSSDGSLVVASINNKAYVCNTGDDNFVLKSDANNIPTDVIRLEFAIAPTNINHVYCLAVNNEGKLKNIYESVDKGNTWMAILDNVTSQFQPFGTSKNQQGKYHCALAVSPTNDSIIYIGGVDLYRYHPNTSFEQLTVYALPTYSSSYVHQNIFDIKFSPNYATDNTIYVATDGGLFKSTTNGTTWAGINKNLNIGFFNSMGLYPNNQVIGGTQHNGFLYNNLMGTTSYDFQKLLNGVCGNIEVSSFNPECMIATTTYGTLYRTSDGGTDITNTGVSDSILSQNLGTYKEPFLAPLRVFENFYDTNSVQMLEIIAGKDLHIGDTVFATNGFGKNIYHIVSAADLNGNTVIPKGDTLYTKDTYTSLVALGLNNRVWISWEALNPSKIPPAWYPATYSSSIKRVQTLEFSNDGDNIYFADYDSATAVSKVYRLSNIQAARTRALANCSLSTCVVTRQLLGTFNGKVSAIAVDPQNKNNLIVVLSDYNTNPHIYYSTVAATTTDDTTSHNFVEKQGNLEAMPVYTAIILWNNSQQVILGTEKGIYVTEDITATSPSWVEQNNGMAKVPVAQLRQQLHRNGWLPVNGLLGNGIQTGIENHGVIYAATKGRGIFRCETFRGPVSVPENTYIENNSILNIYPNPAVEYVTVSFNQSQKSNVEINIMTLNGQNVYTKQVKNANKGEQNIELPIASLASGVYMVTVKNADGKYIGKLIKK; this comes from the coding sequence ATGAAAAACAGGTGGTTAACTTTTTCTGCATGGATTTTAATGGTGTTCATTTTGAACACATCTATAGATGCTCAAAGAAGCTTAAGCAATAATGCTATTTTTACAAAAAGCGATAAAACGAACATGGAATGGATAGAAATGGGACCTTCTAACCAAGGTGGTCGAACAAGAGCCATGTTAATAGATAAAGACAATCCAAATTTATTATATGCAGGGGCAATTGCAGGTGGATTATGGAAATCAACATTAGGTGGGAGTTCGTGGACAAAAGTAGCCAACACTGATAATTTAGATAATATTGCTATTAGTTGCTTATATCAAAGTCCTAACGGTGATTTATATTTTGGCACCGGCGAATATTTTGGTCTTCCAAATAATTTAGGTTTACAAGGTAAAGGGATCTGGAAATCGACCGATAATGGTAGCACGTGGAATTATTTAAACTCTACTAATGATGAGGCATTTAAGTATGTTACCAAAATAACAGGAACAGCCAACAAACTTTATGTAGCAACATATAAAGGCTTACGTATTTCTACTGATGGTGGTCAAACATGGAGCAATCCTATTCCCAATACTGATTCAAATTTTGATCAACCAGCAACCGATGTAGAAGTTTCAAGTGACGGTTCCTTAGTTGTTGCTTCTATAAACAATAAAGCTTATGTATGCAATACTGGCGATGATAATTTTGTGTTAAAATCAGATGCTAATAATATTCCAACTGATGTAATTCGACTTGAGTTTGCTATTGCACCCACAAATATTAATCATGTTTATTGTTTGGCTGTTAATAACGAAGGTAAACTTAAGAATATTTATGAGTCGGTTGATAAAGGTAATACATGGATGGCTATTTTAGACAATGTAACTAGTCAATTTCAGCCTTTTGGTACATCAAAAAATCAACAAGGTAAATATCATTGTGCTTTAGCTGTTTCGCCTACAAATGATTCTATTATTTACATAGGTGGAGTTGATTTATATCGTTATCATCCCAATACTTCTTTTGAGCAATTAACGGTATATGCACTTCCTACTTATAGTTCTTCTTATGTTCATCAAAATATTTTCGATATCAAATTTAGCCCCAATTACGCTACCGATAATACTATTTATGTGGCTACTGATGGTGGACTTTTTAAATCAACTACAAATGGAACCACTTGGGCTGGAATTAATAAAAATTTAAATATTGGTTTCTTTAATAGTATGGGTTTATATCCTAATAATCAGGTTATTGGTGGTACTCAACACAATGGCTTTTTATATAACAATTTAATGGGAACTACTTCATACGATTTTCAAAAATTATTAAATGGTGTCTGTGGAAATATAGAAGTATCTAGCTTTAATCCAGAATGCATGATAGCAACTACTACTTATGGTACTTTATACAGAACTTCAGACGGAGGGACCGACATTACTAACACAGGTGTGTCAGACTCTATTTTAAGCCAGAATCTTGGAACTTATAAAGAACCATTTTTAGCCCCATTGCGTGTATTCGAAAACTTTTATGATACCAATAGTGTTCAAATGCTCGAAATAATTGCCGGTAAAGACCTACATATAGGCGATACGGTTTTTGCTACCAATGGATTTGGAAAAAATATTTATCATATTGTATCGGCAGCCGATTTAAATGGTAATACTGTTATACCTAAAGGAGATACTCTTTATACAAAAGATACTTATACTTCATTAGTTGCCCTTGGTTTAAATAATAGAGTTTGGATTTCGTGGGAAGCCTTGAACCCTTCAAAAATTCCACCTGCATGGTATCCTGCTACCTATAGTTCTAGTATTAAACGTGTTCAGACACTTGAATTTTCGAACGATGGTGATAATATTTACTTTGCTGACTATGATAGTGCTACTGCAGTTAGTAAAGTTTATCGCTTATCTAATATTCAGGCAGCACGTACAAGAGCATTAGCAAATTGTTCACTTTCTACATGTGTTGTTACACGTCAATTATTGGGAACATTTAATGGAAAAGTAAGTGCTATTGCTGTTGATCCTCAAAACAAAAACAATCTTATTGTTGTTCTTTCTGATTATAATACTAATCCTCATATTTATTATTCTACTGTAGCTGCTACTACAACCGACGACACAACCTCGCATAATTTTGTTGAAAAACAAGGCAATCTTGAAGCTATGCCTGTTTATACTGCTATTATTTTATGGAACAACAGCCAACAGGTTATTTTAGGAACTGAAAAAGGTATATATGTTACTGAAGACATAACAGCAACTTCACCTTCGTGGGTTGAACAGAATAATGGAATGGCAAAAGTTCCAGTAGCTCAACTACGTCAGCAATTGCATCGCAATGGATGGTTGCCTGTTAATGGTTTATTGGGCAATGGTATCCAAACGGGTATCGAAAATCATGGAGTAATATATGCAGCAACTAAAGGACGTGGTATTTTCCGTTGCGAAACATTCAGAGGCCCTGTTAGTGTTCCCGAAAATACATATATTGAAAATAACTCCATATTAAATATTTATCCCAATCCTGCTGTTGAGTATGTAACGGTATCGTTTAACCAAAGTCAGAAATCAAATGTAGAAATAAATATTATGACTCTTAATGGACAAAATGTTTACACGAAGCAAGTTAAAAATGCCAATAAGGGTGAACAAAATATTGAATTGCCTATTGCTAGTTTAGCCTCTGGCGTATATATGGTAACCGTTAAAAATGCCGATGGTAAGTACATCGGAAAACTTATTAAGAAATAA
- a CDS encoding 4Fe-4S binding protein has product MTLVSTISEIIDKVINNDFSFKWKQHLLFESVNKPTCFISVTSACPVHTILGIKSEIQRYANERHIEIEVYETGSIGILSFEPVLAIQLPGKARLFYAEINAEDIFALLEAVFSSWVQHVHLIGQLVFEGSEPWAGVQVLSEKSWFCFPTRFITEACGFVLPDSLRSALACNRWTTFLTSLRNMSPGDIVLTIIESELKGRSGSGFNTGKKWKLASERKTEQCYLICNAFESNPASAIGRLLLESDPHLVLESIAISAYANQCNKAYLVVPYYYSLAIKRIQKALDDAYENGLLGFDIQKSGFSLDIILFVAPGSYIMGEETAIIQAIEGKKAMPIEKPPYPIQKGLFGKPTIINNIETLCHVTYIVRYGVQWFKSYGNSHGYGTKLFSVSGANVLRGVFELPLGTSMKDIYELTKWSDNDSVKAIHIGGPIGRIFSHTSLNEMNCNYADSMQNSFLGDGTILFLDNSNCMVDYVKNEIQFICSESCGKCLPCREGSKKIEDILNLLTHRPENEKNKETLERIKQVMQLNELATTIAETSLCGLGKHFPLLVSDLIQHFKEELEEHLYERHCRAGVCKNLRRYYINVEKCIGCHVCFNRCPQNAIVGVIQHPHFIIQEKCNSCGICYGACKFSAIEIK; this is encoded by the coding sequence ATGACACTTGTTTCTACTATAAGCGAAATTATAGATAAAGTTATAAATAATGATTTTTCATTTAAATGGAAACAACATTTGTTATTCGAAAGTGTAAATAAACCGACTTGCTTTATTTCTGTTACTTCTGCATGTCCAGTTCATACTATTCTTGGAATAAAAAGCGAAATTCAACGTTATGCTAATGAACGACATATAGAAATTGAGGTATATGAAACGGGGTCGATAGGTATTCTTTCTTTTGAACCGGTTTTGGCTATTCAGTTGCCGGGCAAAGCAAGACTTTTTTATGCAGAAATAAATGCCGAAGATATATTTGCTTTGTTAGAAGCAGTTTTTTCTTCGTGGGTTCAACATGTTCATTTAATAGGTCAATTAGTATTTGAAGGAAGTGAGCCTTGGGCGGGTGTGCAAGTTTTATCTGAAAAATCATGGTTTTGTTTTCCAACGCGTTTTATTACCGAAGCTTGCGGTTTTGTTTTGCCCGATTCGTTACGATCTGCATTAGCATGTAATCGTTGGACTACTTTCTTAACTTCACTTCGAAACATGTCGCCTGGCGATATCGTTTTAACCATAATTGAAAGCGAATTGAAAGGGCGGAGTGGTAGTGGTTTTAATACAGGAAAAAAGTGGAAGCTTGCATCTGAAAGAAAAACGGAACAATGTTACCTTATTTGCAACGCATTTGAGAGTAATCCGGCATCGGCAATTGGTAGATTATTATTAGAAAGCGACCCACATTTAGTACTCGAATCAATAGCCATTAGTGCTTATGCAAACCAATGCAATAAAGCTTATTTAGTTGTTCCTTATTATTATTCATTGGCTATAAAGCGTATTCAAAAAGCTTTGGATGATGCCTATGAAAATGGATTATTAGGATTTGATATACAAAAAAGTGGTTTTTCGTTAGATATTATATTGTTTGTCGCTCCCGGTTCATATATCATGGGCGAAGAAACGGCTATTATTCAAGCTATAGAAGGCAAAAAGGCAATGCCCATAGAAAAACCACCCTATCCAATACAAAAAGGGTTATTTGGAAAACCTACCATTATTAACAATATCGAAACGCTTTGCCATGTAACTTATATTGTACGATATGGTGTTCAATGGTTTAAGTCGTATGGTAATTCGCATGGTTATGGTACAAAATTGTTTTCTGTTTCAGGTGCAAACGTATTAAGGGGTGTTTTTGAACTGCCGTTAGGTACCAGTATGAAAGATATTTATGAGCTTACAAAATGGTCTGATAACGATTCTGTTAAAGCAATACACATAGGAGGTCCTATCGGTCGCATTTTTAGTCATACTTCATTAAATGAAATGAATTGCAATTACGCCGATTCTATGCAGAATTCATTTTTAGGTGATGGAACGATTTTGTTTTTAGACAATTCGAACTGTATGGTCGATTATGTTAAAAACGAAATACAATTTATTTGTAGCGAAAGTTGTGGCAAATGCTTACCATGTCGCGAAGGGAGTAAAAAAATTGAAGACATTTTAAATTTGTTAACCCATCGCCCTGAAAACGAAAAAAATAAAGAAACGCTTGAGCGTATAAAACAAGTAATGCAATTAAACGAATTAGCTACTACTATAGCTGAAACTTCATTGTGTGGATTAGGTAAGCACTTTCCGCTTTTAGTCAGCGATTTAATACAACATTTTAAAGAAGAACTTGAAGAACATTTGTATGAACGACATTGTAGAGCTGGAGTTTGTAAAAATTTGCGACGTTATTATATAAATGTCGAAAAATGCATTGGATGCCATGTTTGTTTTAATCGTTGTCCTCAGAATGCAATTGTTGGCGTTATTCAACATCCGCATTTTATTATACAAGAAAAATGCAATTCATGTGGAATTTGTTATGGAGCGTGCAAGTTTAGTGCTATAGAAATTAAATAA
- a CDS encoding (2Fe-2S) ferredoxin domain-containing protein, protein MSIEKIKINICLGSSCFARGNKYLVKEINEYLHQNHLEHIIDFKGTRCFGECKDGPFCKIDDTLKTFHSLHEVIEYLKTHYPQLKIK, encoded by the coding sequence ATGTCGATTGAAAAGATAAAAATAAATATTTGCTTAGGTAGTTCTTGTTTTGCACGAGGGAATAAATATTTAGTAAAAGAAATAAATGAATACCTTCATCAAAATCATCTAGAACATATTATCGATTTTAAAGGCACACGCTGTTTTGGTGAATGTAAAGATGGTCCTTTTTGTAAAATAGATGACACATTAAAAACATTTCATTCACTTCATGAAGTCATTGAATATTTAAAAACTCACTATCCTCAACTTAAAATAAAGTAA
- a CDS encoding 4Fe-4S binding protein — protein MENTKAIYDIDASKCILCYSCVRTCPVKAIEVKTSQSFARIVDNRCVNCGSCVPSCPTEAIQYQHWIPTAMQILKKEHNVILIDPAIAAEFPDISDYRKFAQMLRQIGGKYIFDVSFGVDLMSIQYQQIIRDFKGKHYITSACPVINDIICKYFPELISNLIPILTPSQIMAKIARKQLGQDTEIIFITSCTATKKAFFKPHAEEHINCVLTFQELRELFSQLNINEAQLEYSDFDGPQSRMGSLFPIPNGWIELTDLDQSNINSEIITFSDKNNVINALEEFSNKIVQVQKHLNLFYCKGCLNGPGMSRNEDILQKTTLVSEYTKKRAQAIKLKNWQEDVNKYKSLAIKTIFEENDQRLNISEEKILQTLKILKKHEDNYDKGCQVCGYKSCKDFATYVAAGLAKSDMCLHNSLDNRNRYITSLQKKIEEMQKSHEEIKKTQEQITKDKEQAQQAMEILNATLQKLPAAVVIVDFNLKIIRSNQSFITLLGKDAIEISEIIPELTGADLKTLLPPNLVQFFSYVLENDEPITNKDIQFNDKLINLTIFSIKKNKIVGAVLRDLFTPEIRDEEVINRLNEVIDRNLQMVQKIGFLLGEEAAATEQMLYSVIQSYKTGKK, from the coding sequence ATGGAAAACACAAAAGCAATCTATGACATCGATGCTTCAAAGTGTATCTTATGCTATTCTTGTGTTAGAACCTGTCCTGTTAAAGCAATAGAAGTAAAAACCAGTCAAAGTTTTGCACGCATTGTCGATAATCGATGTGTTAATTGTGGCAGCTGTGTTCCTTCTTGTCCTACCGAAGCCATTCAATACCAACATTGGATTCCAACAGCCATGCAAATTTTGAAAAAAGAACACAATGTTATACTTATTGACCCTGCAATTGCTGCCGAATTTCCAGACATTAGCGATTATCGTAAATTTGCACAAATGCTCAGACAAATTGGCGGTAAATATATTTTTGACGTTTCGTTTGGAGTTGACTTAATGTCTATTCAATATCAACAAATTATTCGCGATTTTAAAGGCAAACATTATATAACTTCTGCTTGTCCGGTAATTAATGATATTATTTGTAAATACTTTCCGGAACTAATTTCGAATTTAATTCCCATTCTTACGCCATCGCAAATTATGGCAAAAATTGCTCGCAAACAATTGGGGCAAGATACAGAAATAATTTTTATAACGTCGTGTACAGCAACTAAAAAAGCCTTTTTTAAACCCCATGCAGAAGAACATATCAACTGTGTACTAACTTTTCAAGAATTAAGAGAATTATTTTCTCAACTTAACATAAACGAAGCACAATTAGAATACAGCGACTTTGATGGTCCACAAAGCAGAATGGGAAGCTTATTTCCCATTCCCAACGGATGGATTGAACTAACCGACCTCGACCAAAGCAATATTAATAGTGAAATTATTACGTTTTCAGATAAAAATAATGTTATTAATGCTTTAGAAGAGTTTTCGAATAAAATCGTTCAAGTTCAAAAACATTTAAACTTGTTTTATTGTAAAGGTTGCCTTAATGGTCCAGGTATGAGTCGCAATGAAGATATTTTACAAAAAACGACTCTCGTATCAGAATACACAAAAAAACGCGCTCAAGCTATAAAACTTAAAAATTGGCAAGAGGATGTTAATAAATATAAATCGTTGGCTATAAAAACAATATTTGAAGAAAACGATCAGCGACTAAATATTTCTGAAGAAAAAATATTGCAAACACTCAAAATATTAAAAAAACACGAAGATAATTACGACAAAGGCTGCCAAGTTTGTGGTTATAAATCGTGTAAAGATTTTGCAACTTATGTGGCTGCAGGACTAGCCAAAAGCGATATGTGCCTTCATAATTCGCTCGACAACAGAAATCGTTATATTACCAGCCTTCAAAAGAAAATCGAAGAAATGCAAAAATCGCACGAAGAAATAAAAAAAACTCAGGAACAAATTACAAAAGACAAAGAGCAAGCTCAACAAGCAATGGAAATACTCAATGCTACGCTACAAAAACTTCCAGCAGCAGTAGTAATTGTCGATTTCAACCTTAAAATAATCCGCAGCAATCAAAGTTTTATTACATTGCTCGGAAAAGATGCCATTGAAATAAGCGAAATTATACCTGAACTCACAGGTGCCGATTTAAAAACTTTATTACCTCCCAATTTAGTTCAATTCTTTTCATACGTTCTCGAAAACGACGAACCCATTACTAACAAAGACATACAATTTAACGATAAACTTATTAATCTCACTATTTTTTCGATAAAGAAAAACAAAATTGTTGGTGCAGTATTGCGCGATTTATTTACACCTGAAATTCGCGACGAAGAAGTTATCAATCGCTTAAACGAAGTTATCGACAGAAATCTGCAAATGGTTCAAAAAATAGGATTTTTATTAGGCGAAGAAGCTGCTGCTACCGAACAAATGCTTTATTCTGTTATTCAGTCTTATAAAACTGGTAAAAAATGA
- a CDS encoding (2Fe-2S)-binding protein: protein MRNNSTISITINGIKVKASNGDILLNVLNENGIKIPTLCHLKGHIPQYPCRICLVYNEIDQTYIPSCSTIVSNGMSILTHTPSLIKKRQQILEMLLSSHPDDCLYCVKNDACHLRMLASELSIDQRRFYVKNIKQNNDKSSAAIVREYAKCVLCGKCIEICNQQQCHILQFNYKGIESRVEPVLGKLLNQSNCVYCGQCIMVCPTASLYEKENISAYYTSLDTVNNSTFAIISPLLEFDFSINLLNKSPRVRENQAISIIKNSGANKIFNLNAGIDLYLNELLHEFIKTKNKGNTLISGFCPSAEWYLKKMSLPDHYKISKIQKPIQILQQLLLTIFPNQIFQIHSFTTCLAEKQLFSNQVLKNKAFAYTVRELLKIKNATSTSSIRNNFKTDEPFHLYSGLSFLPFIPGGLSEALARMIYQIKTQKDLEKDKLESFRNIEQFSIQTIVIEKQTYIFGIINGIGNVKKALENWKDKSIDFIEILACPNGCVMGGGSSFEHMQNFDLKSFEKQWYENVERALIRYPQRNLQLMSMLEEAKNKTNGEKNLLINEDE, encoded by the coding sequence ATGAGAAATAATTCTACAATATCAATTACTATAAATGGGATAAAAGTTAAAGCATCGAATGGGGATATATTATTAAATGTTTTAAACGAAAATGGCATTAAAATACCTACACTTTGTCACTTAAAAGGGCATATCCCACAATATCCATGTCGTATTTGTCTTGTGTATAACGAAATAGATCAGACGTATATTCCTTCGTGTAGTACTATAGTTAGCAATGGCATGAGTATTCTAACTCATACACCGAGTTTAATTAAAAAACGGCAACAAATATTAGAAATGTTGTTGAGTAGCCATCCCGATGATTGTTTATATTGTGTAAAAAATGATGCATGCCATTTACGTATGTTGGCGAGCGAACTTAGTATTGACCAGCGGCGATTTTATGTAAAAAACATTAAACAAAATAATGATAAATCATCGGCTGCTATTGTTCGCGAATATGCCAAATGTGTTTTATGTGGTAAGTGTATAGAAATATGTAATCAGCAACAGTGCCATATCTTGCAATTCAACTACAAAGGTATAGAATCGAGGGTAGAGCCTGTATTGGGTAAATTATTAAACCAATCGAATTGTGTTTATTGTGGTCAGTGTATAATGGTTTGTCCTACTGCCTCGCTTTACGAAAAAGAAAATATTTCAGCTTATTATACTTCACTTGATACTGTTAATAACAGTACTTTTGCTATAATTTCGCCGTTATTAGAATTCGATTTCTCTATCAATTTATTGAATAAATCGCCTCGGGTAAGAGAAAATCAGGCTATTTCTATTATTAAAAATTCTGGAGCTAATAAAATTTTTAACCTCAATGCCGGAATAGATTTATATTTAAACGAATTGCTCCATGAATTCATTAAAACTAAAAATAAAGGGAATACTTTAATCTCTGGTTTCTGTCCATCAGCAGAGTGGTATTTAAAAAAAATGTCATTACCAGACCATTATAAGATTTCAAAAATTCAAAAACCCATACAAATTCTTCAACAATTGCTTTTAACGATTTTTCCTAATCAAATATTTCAAATTCATAGTTTCACTACTTGTTTAGCCGAAAAGCAACTTTTTTCGAATCAGGTTTTAAAAAATAAAGCGTTTGCATATACTGTTCGAGAGTTATTAAAAATAAAAAATGCCACAAGTACATCGTCTATTCGCAACAACTTTAAAACCGATGAGCCTTTTCATTTATATAGTGGATTGTCATTTTTGCCTTTTATTCCAGGTGGTTTGAGTGAAGCATTGGCTCGTATGATATACCAAATAAAAACACAAAAAGATTTAGAAAAAGATAAATTAGAAAGCTTTAGAAATATTGAACAATTTTCGATTCAAACTATTGTAATTGAAAAACAAACTTATATTTTTGGAATTATAAATGGCATTGGCAATGTTAAAAAGGCTTTAGAAAATTGGAAAGATAAATCAATTGATTTCATAGAAATATTAGCCTGCCCTAATGGTTGTGTTATGGGTGGAGGTTCTTCTTTTGAGCACATGCAGAATTTCGATTTAAAGTCTTTTGAAAAGCAGTGGTACGAAAATGTAGAACGAGCACTTATACGCTATCCTCAACGTAATTTGCAGCTCATGTCTATGTTGGAGGAGGCTAAGAATAAAACAAATGGAGAAAAAAATTTATTAATAAACGAAGACGAATGA